In one window of Qipengyuania profundimaris DNA:
- a CDS encoding bifunctional GNAT family N-acetyltransferase/carbon-nitrogen hydrolase family protein: MIKDIPGIANLVRRVYEDMPAYTHGEIRGQINNFKEGCFVALLDEEVVGYCATMQLAEALAFQDHDWEEITGNGFGSRHDPTGDWLYGYEMCVDPKVRGVRIGRRLYEERRALAEEKDLTGIVFAGRMPNYRRFRRRVDNPQDYLDKVVEGKLHDPVLRFQLANGFEPERIMEGYLPEDKASMANAVMMVWRNPYVERDQPVKKRLPRGVEAVRVATCQLQARAVADYDEFMRHVTYFVDVASDYEADFIVFPELFTLMLLSFEEKELSPVEAIERLSEYTPRLRDDISDMAMRYNINIIAGSHPTRMDDGDIHNVAYVCLRDGSVHAQEKIHPTPNERYWWNIKGGDKVEVIQTDCGPIGVQICYDSEFPELSRRLADEGARIIFVPFCTDSRQGYLRVRYCGQARAIENQCFVVLSGNVGNLPNVGNMDIQYAQSCILTPCDFPFARDGIAAESSENVETLTISDVNLADLSWARAEGTVRNLADRRFDLYRIEWDEEGKHPGKPKPRREPLGPTGPGGG; the protein is encoded by the coding sequence ATGATCAAGGATATTCCGGGCATCGCCAACCTGGTACGCCGGGTTTACGAGGACATGCCTGCCTATACGCACGGCGAAATCCGCGGCCAGATCAACAATTTCAAGGAAGGCTGCTTCGTCGCCCTGCTCGACGAGGAAGTTGTCGGCTATTGCGCGACCATGCAGCTGGCCGAAGCGCTCGCCTTCCAGGATCACGACTGGGAGGAGATCACCGGCAACGGCTTCGGCAGCCGCCACGATCCTACCGGCGACTGGCTTTATGGCTACGAGATGTGCGTCGATCCCAAGGTGCGCGGGGTCCGCATCGGGCGCCGCCTCTATGAAGAGCGCCGCGCGCTGGCCGAGGAGAAGGACCTGACCGGCATCGTTTTTGCCGGCCGCATGCCCAATTACCGCCGCTTCCGCCGCCGCGTCGACAATCCGCAGGACTATCTCGACAAGGTGGTCGAAGGAAAGCTCCACGACCCCGTCCTGCGCTTCCAGCTCGCTAACGGCTTCGAGCCCGAGCGGATCATGGAGGGCTACCTCCCCGAGGATAAGGCCAGCATGGCCAACGCCGTGATGATGGTCTGGCGCAATCCCTATGTCGAGCGCGACCAGCCGGTGAAGAAGCGCCTCCCGCGCGGTGTGGAGGCAGTGCGTGTCGCCACCTGCCAGCTGCAGGCACGCGCGGTCGCGGATTACGACGAGTTCATGCGCCACGTGACATATTTCGTAGACGTCGCAAGCGATTACGAGGCGGACTTCATCGTCTTTCCCGAACTCTTCACGCTCATGCTGCTCAGTTTCGAGGAGAAAGAACTCTCCCCCGTCGAGGCGATCGAGCGGCTGTCCGAATACACGCCGCGCCTGCGCGACGACATCTCCGACATGGCGATGCGCTACAACATCAATATCATCGCCGGCAGCCACCCGACACGGATGGACGATGGCGACATCCACAACGTCGCCTATGTCTGCCTGCGCGACGGGTCTGTGCATGCGCAGGAGAAGATCCACCCCACCCCCAACGAACGGTACTGGTGGAACATCAAGGGCGGCGACAAGGTCGAGGTGATCCAGACCGACTGCGGCCCCATCGGCGTGCAGATCTGCTACGACAGCGAATTCCCCGAACTCAGCCGCCGCTTGGCTGATGAAGGCGCGCGCATCATCTTCGTGCCCTTCTGCACCGACAGCCGGCAGGGATACTTGCGCGTGCGCTATTGCGGACAGGCGCGCGCGATCGAGAACCAGTGCTTCGTCGTCCTGTCGGGCAATGTCGGCAATCTGCCGAATGTCGGCAATATGGACATCCAGTATGCCCAGAGCTGCATCCTGACGCCCTGCGACTTTCCCTTCGCGCGCGACGGTATCGCCGCCGAATCGAGCGAGAACGTCGAAACGCTCACTATCAGCGATGTGAATCTCGCCGATCTTAGCTGGGCACGGGCCGAAGGGACCGTCCGCAATCTCGCGGACCGGCGCTTCGATCTCTACCGCATCGAGTGGGACGAAGAAGGCAAGCATCCTGGCAAGCCGAAGCCTCGCCGTGAGCCTCTCGGCCCGACGGGGCCCGGCGGTGGCTAA
- a CDS encoding exopolysaccharide biosynthesis polyprenyl glycosylphosphotransferase, whose protein sequence is MEHVESVTPRPAMQQKRVQLYLLMLLIDGALLLGSFVLAGGVYRNQWPLPFALSMGWAVLPIFLVIATYQQCYSLQALDSWRHAIGRMVVALLITAVICMVMIFYAKAATDFSRVMLSLALVFAFVSMAAARALLRFYIRQRFGPTMSSTLLVMDGGPQIEIPGAEVVKADSFDLAGANSDPRRLDQIGRLMRGMDRVVVSSDDERRALWARIMRSAGVRGEVLSEGLQDLGALGLRVQDGKALLLLSTGPLALHARLYKRAMDLAFTVSALLVLSPLMFLIAVLIKLEDGGPVFFVQPRMGQHNCLFNMLKFRSMKVDKGDRDGARSTSRADDRVTKIGKFIRKTSIDELPQLINVLRSEMSLVGPRPHALGSQAGQKLFWEVDSNYWLRHSLKPGLTGLAQVRGHRGATETESHLINRLDADLEYIRTWSLWGDIKILFATVRVLIHPNAY, encoded by the coding sequence TTGGAACACGTCGAATCAGTCACGCCGCGTCCGGCGATGCAGCAGAAGCGGGTTCAGCTGTACCTTCTGATGCTGCTCATTGACGGCGCGTTGCTCCTGGGAAGCTTCGTGCTGGCTGGCGGTGTCTATCGCAACCAGTGGCCGTTGCCCTTCGCCCTTTCGATGGGGTGGGCTGTCTTGCCGATCTTCCTCGTCATCGCAACCTATCAGCAGTGCTATTCGCTCCAGGCGCTGGACAGCTGGCGACATGCCATCGGGCGCATGGTCGTGGCGCTTCTGATTACAGCCGTAATCTGTATGGTTATGATTTTCTACGCCAAGGCGGCGACCGATTTTTCGCGCGTCATGCTCTCGCTCGCCCTCGTTTTCGCGTTTGTGTCGATGGCTGCAGCCCGCGCACTGCTGAGATTCTATATCCGCCAAAGGTTCGGGCCGACGATGAGCTCGACCTTGCTGGTCATGGACGGTGGTCCGCAAATCGAAATTCCGGGTGCCGAAGTCGTCAAGGCCGACTCCTTCGACTTAGCCGGGGCAAACAGCGATCCACGGCGGTTGGACCAGATCGGTCGCCTGATGCGGGGGATGGACCGGGTTGTAGTCAGCTCCGACGACGAGCGCCGGGCTTTGTGGGCGCGCATTATGCGAAGCGCGGGCGTGCGTGGTGAAGTGTTGAGCGAGGGATTGCAGGATCTCGGAGCGCTCGGGCTTCGAGTGCAGGACGGGAAGGCACTCCTGCTGTTGTCGACCGGGCCGCTGGCCCTTCACGCAAGGTTGTACAAGCGTGCCATGGACCTGGCATTCACGGTTTCGGCGCTGTTGGTCTTGAGCCCGCTGATGTTCCTGATTGCAGTGTTGATCAAGCTGGAGGACGGCGGTCCGGTCTTCTTCGTCCAGCCCCGCATGGGGCAGCACAATTGCCTCTTCAATATGCTGAAGTTTCGCTCGATGAAGGTCGACAAGGGCGATCGCGACGGTGCGCGCTCGACTTCACGCGCAGACGATCGCGTCACGAAGATCGGTAAATTCATTCGCAAGACGTCGATCGACGAACTGCCGCAATTGATCAATGTGTTGCGATCGGAAATGAGCCTTGTGGGACCTCGGCCCCATGCATTGGGCTCCCAGGCTGGGCAGAAGTTGTTCTGGGAAGTCGATAGCAATTACTGGCTGCGGCATTCTTTGAAGCCGGGCCTTACCGGGCTTGCGCAAGTGCGGGGCCATCGCGGCGCAACCGAAACCGAATCGCATTTGATCAATCGCCTGGACGCGGATCTGGAATATATTCGCACCTGGTCATTGTGGGGCGACATCAAGATCCTTTTTGCGACGGTTCGAGTACTTATTCACCCGAATGCATATTGA
- a CDS encoding O-antigen ligase family protein, producing MLKVLGWPILLLTTIALVFGGGGSRYPLANLLVQLSALALALLFIGFARGRLAAVPKGIYILVGLTLALPLLQIVPLPPAIWQQLPGRDLVQASLELLGTDGGWFPWSVDRGRTIVAFASLIPVIAALALYPWSRTDAGYRALILLVALGVGNFIFGALQLAVPGDVLNPYPVLSSGRLYGFFASHNSSGLFFVICLCASIGAFRMTKRNTLTRGFLALAGILMVVGAILTNSRSSTFLLLLPIAQMLWLGFRSRSNKLSGRAGVAVGAGVLTLIGGIGIFLAQGTRLSATWARFAELDDRRPEIWEDSLFSVERFWPFGSGMGTFRDVFPVDESLEHVLAGTPGRAHSEYIELAIETGIFGLILAAAWAVWLALRFWMGRHQVNSAAVQAAALAILCISLQGLIDYPLRNQALLCIAGLLIATMVGREPDSKGSL from the coding sequence ATGCTCAAGGTCTTGGGTTGGCCCATCCTGCTACTGACCACGATTGCGTTGGTATTCGGCGGTGGCGGCAGCCGCTATCCCCTAGCCAATCTCCTAGTGCAGTTGTCGGCGCTCGCGCTGGCCCTGCTCTTTATCGGATTTGCCCGCGGCCGCCTCGCCGCAGTACCGAAGGGTATTTACATACTGGTAGGGCTGACACTCGCCTTGCCTTTGCTCCAGATTGTCCCTCTTCCGCCGGCGATCTGGCAGCAATTGCCCGGACGGGACCTGGTACAGGCGAGCCTCGAACTTCTCGGCACCGACGGGGGATGGTTCCCTTGGAGCGTGGATCGCGGGCGTACGATAGTGGCCTTTGCCTCGCTGATTCCGGTGATCGCGGCACTTGCGCTATATCCCTGGAGTCGCACCGATGCCGGCTATCGCGCGCTCATTCTACTTGTGGCGCTGGGGGTGGGCAACTTCATCTTTGGAGCTCTCCAGCTGGCGGTGCCGGGCGATGTGCTCAACCCTTATCCGGTGCTGAGCTCGGGAAGGCTTTACGGCTTTTTCGCAAGCCATAATTCGAGCGGACTGTTCTTCGTCATCTGTCTGTGCGCCTCGATCGGCGCGTTTCGGATGACGAAGCGAAATACTCTGACGCGCGGGTTTCTCGCACTGGCGGGCATCTTGATGGTCGTTGGCGCGATCCTCACCAATTCGCGCTCGTCCACATTCCTGCTGCTCTTGCCGATCGCGCAGATGCTCTGGTTGGGCTTCAGGTCCAGATCGAATAAACTGTCGGGCCGTGCAGGTGTCGCCGTGGGTGCCGGGGTACTGACCCTGATCGGCGGGATCGGCATTTTCCTGGCCCAAGGTACGCGTCTTTCCGCGACCTGGGCCCGATTTGCGGAACTCGACGACCGTCGCCCTGAGATTTGGGAAGACAGCCTCTTCTCGGTCGAACGCTTCTGGCCTTTCGGTAGCGGAATGGGGACCTTTCGCGACGTATTTCCCGTCGACGAATCTCTCGAGCATGTCTTGGCGGGTACGCCGGGCAGGGCGCACAGCGAGTATATCGAACTGGCCATCGAGACCGGCATTTTCGGTCTGATACTGGCCGCTGCCTGGGCGGTGTGGTTGGCTCTGCGCTTCTGGATGGGGCGGCATCAGGTGAATTCGGCCGCAGTCCAGGCCGCGGCGCTCGCAATCCTGTGCAT
- a CDS encoding NADP-dependent isocitrate dehydrogenase, which yields MAKIKVANPVVELDGDEMTKIIWQWIRERLILPYLDIDLKYYDLSIEKRDETDDQITVDAANAIKEHGVGVKCATITPDEARVEEFDLKKMWVSPNGTIRNILGGVVFREPIVIDNVPRLVPGWTDPIVVGRHAFGDQYRAKDTLIPGKGKLRMVFEGENGENIDIDVFEFPSPGVAMTMYNLDDSIRDFARASFAYGLDRKWPVYLSTKNTILKKYDGRFKDLFEEVFEAEYKAEFEKHGLTYEHRLIDDMVAAALKWNGKFVWACKNYDGDVQSDIVAQGFGSLGLMTSVLMTPDGKTVEAEAAHGTVTRHYRQHQEGKATSTNPIASIFAWTRGLMYRGKFDDTPDVVKFAETLEKVCIKTVESGKMTKDLALLIGPQQSWMTTEQFFEAIVEGLEAEMANWG from the coding sequence ATGGCCAAGATCAAGGTAGCCAACCCGGTCGTCGAACTCGACGGCGACGAAATGACGAAAATCATCTGGCAGTGGATCCGCGAGCGGCTGATCCTGCCCTACCTCGACATCGACCTCAAATATTACGACCTCTCGATCGAGAAGCGCGACGAGACCGACGACCAGATCACGGTCGATGCAGCCAATGCCATCAAGGAGCATGGCGTCGGCGTGAAATGCGCCACCATCACGCCCGACGAAGCGCGCGTCGAGGAATTCGACCTCAAGAAGATGTGGGTTTCGCCCAATGGCACCATCCGCAACATCCTCGGCGGTGTCGTCTTCCGTGAGCCGATCGTCATCGACAACGTGCCGCGCCTTGTGCCGGGCTGGACCGACCCCATCGTGGTCGGCCGCCATGCTTTCGGCGACCAGTACCGCGCCAAGGACACGCTGATCCCCGGCAAGGGCAAGCTGCGCATGGTCTTCGAAGGCGAGAACGGCGAGAACATCGACATCGACGTCTTCGAATTCCCGAGCCCGGGCGTCGCGATGACGATGTACAATCTCGACGATTCGATCCGCGACTTCGCGCGCGCCAGCTTCGCCTACGGCCTCGACCGCAAATGGCCGGTCTACCTTTCGACCAAGAACACCATCCTCAAGAAGTACGATGGCCGCTTCAAGGACCTGTTCGAGGAAGTCTTCGAAGCCGAATACAAGGCCGAGTTCGAGAAGCACGGCCTGACCTACGAACACCGCCTGATCGACGACATGGTCGCCGCAGCGCTCAAGTGGAACGGCAAGTTCGTCTGGGCCTGCAAGAACTACGACGGCGACGTACAGTCCGACATCGTGGCGCAGGGCTTCGGCTCGCTCGGCCTGATGACCAGCGTGCTGATGACGCCCGATGGCAAGACCGTGGAAGCGGAAGCGGCGCACGGCACCGTCACCCGGCACTATCGCCAGCACCAGGAAGGCAAGGCGACCAGCACCAACCCGATCGCCAGCATCTTCGCCTGGACGCGCGGGCTGATGTATCGCGGCAAGTTCGACGACACGCCCGATGTGGTGAAGTTCGCCGAAACGCTGGAGAAGGTCTGCATCAAGACGGTCGAAAGCGGCAAGATGACAAAGGATCTCGCGCTTCTGATCGGTCCGCAGCAGAGCTGGATGACGACCGAGCAGTTCTTCGAGGCGATCGTCGAGGGTCTCGAAGCCGAAATGGCCAACTGGGGCTGA
- a CDS encoding cation:proton antiporter, with protein MASAELASPALSDALVILGAAGLVIPVFTRFRITPVIGFILIGILVGPYGLGRMVFEHPWLNHITISDPDSLDLFAEFGIILLLFAIGLELSFNRLWQMRRLVFGLGALELLVIGTIAAIFLAMMGQYWTGALALGFALAFSSTAIVLPIAGTHTPVGRAALSMLLFEDIMIVPIIFILGAMAPNAEAEGWEGMLTTLWQGGAVILAMMVLGRFALPRLFGQAARTKSPELFLAASLLVVIGASLATAAVGLSPIVGALIAGLLIAETEYHGEVESIMEPFKGLALGIFLITVGMSIDLATIWDNLGLIATAVVLILVFKASVTGILLRLMGARRSTAAETGILMASPSETTLIVLAAASSALLIQPGTAQFWQIVTAIGLTVTPLLAMLGRAIARRVEPIPELPEEDEAEGRVVVIGAGRVGLLVAQMLQAHDKPYVAIDSNPDLIEAAKRKGYRATFGDAARGDALSRLGVDDALAVVLTMDEPVLTQRLVAKLRKDYPDLLIVCRARDVRHAAELYRAGASHAVPETLESSLQLSEAVLVDIGVAMGPVIASIHEKRDEFRAQIEEEGALDYKPKLRSSTADG; from the coding sequence ATGGCTTCCGCCGAACTCGCCTCCCCCGCCCTGTCCGACGCGCTGGTCATTCTCGGCGCGGCGGGATTGGTCATTCCGGTCTTCACCCGCTTCCGCATCACGCCGGTCATCGGGTTCATCCTGATCGGAATCCTCGTCGGACCCTATGGTCTGGGGAGGATGGTGTTCGAGCATCCATGGCTCAATCACATAACCATATCCGATCCGGACTCTTTGGACTTGTTCGCAGAGTTCGGGATCATCCTGCTGCTGTTCGCGATCGGCCTCGAGCTGAGCTTCAACCGCCTGTGGCAGATGCGTCGGCTGGTCTTCGGTCTCGGCGCGCTGGAGCTGCTCGTCATCGGGACGATCGCCGCGATCTTCCTGGCGATGATGGGCCAGTATTGGACCGGGGCGCTGGCGCTCGGTTTCGCCCTCGCCTTCTCCTCCACCGCCATCGTGCTGCCGATTGCCGGCACGCACACGCCAGTGGGGCGCGCGGCGCTTTCGATGCTGCTGTTCGAGGACATCATGATCGTGCCGATCATCTTCATCCTCGGCGCGATGGCACCCAATGCCGAGGCCGAGGGGTGGGAAGGCATGCTGACGACCCTGTGGCAGGGCGGCGCGGTGATCCTTGCGATGATGGTCCTTGGTCGCTTCGCCCTTCCCCGATTGTTCGGCCAGGCGGCGCGCACCAAAAGCCCCGAGCTGTTCCTCGCGGCATCGCTGCTGGTGGTTATCGGCGCGAGCCTGGCGACGGCCGCCGTGGGCCTTTCGCCGATTGTCGGCGCATTGATTGCCGGCCTGCTGATCGCGGAGACCGAATATCACGGCGAGGTCGAGAGCATCATGGAGCCCTTCAAGGGTCTCGCGCTCGGGATCTTCCTCATCACCGTCGGTATGAGCATCGACCTTGCGACGATCTGGGACAATCTCGGCCTGATCGCGACCGCCGTGGTGCTGATCCTGGTGTTCAAGGCCTCGGTCACCGGCATCCTCCTGCGACTGATGGGCGCGCGGCGCAGCACCGCGGCCGAAACCGGCATCCTCATGGCCAGCCCATCGGAAACGACGCTGATCGTGCTTGCCGCAGCCAGTTCGGCGCTGCTGATCCAGCCCGGGACGGCGCAGTTCTGGCAGATCGTCACTGCGATCGGCCTGACGGTCACGCCGCTACTTGCCATGCTTGGGCGCGCCATCGCGCGGCGGGTAGAACCCATTCCCGAGCTGCCCGAAGAGGACGAGGCAGAAGGCCGCGTGGTGGTCATCGGTGCCGGTCGCGTCGGCTTGCTGGTCGCCCAGATGCTGCAGGCGCACGACAAGCCTTATGTTGCCATCGATTCCAATCCGGACCTGATCGAGGCAGCCAAGCGTAAAGGCTATCGCGCGACCTTCGGCGATGCTGCACGCGGCGATGCGCTGAGCCGGTTGGGCGTGGATGACGCGCTCGCTGTCGTACTGACGATGGACGAACCGGTGCTGACGCAGCGCTTGGTGGCCAAGCTACGCAAGGATTACCCGGACCTGCTCATCGTATGCCGCGCGCGCGACGTGCGGCATGCGGCGGAGCTTTACCGTGCCGGCGCCAGCCATGCTGTCCCGGAAACGCTCGAAAGCTCGCTGCAACTATCCGAGGCCGTGCTGGTTGATATCGGCGTCGCCATGGGGCCGGTCATCGCCTCGATCCACGAAAAGCGCGACGAATTCCGCGCCCAGATCGAGGAAGAGGGCGCGCTCGATTACAAGCCTAAATTGCGATCGAGCACGGCGGACGGCTGA
- a CDS encoding NAD-dependent epimerase/dehydratase family protein, producing MAETRTALVTGSAGFIGSFLCQRLLDDGFAVVGVDNMSDYYDPELKRRRQARLLEVEGFRAVNQPIETPGLLADLMGDCEPEIVIHLAAQAGVRYSIENPRTYIESNLLGTFELLEAARAHPPQHMLLASTSSAYGANTDMPYRETMKADHQMSFYAATKKANEAMAHSYAHLFDLPVTMFRFFTVYGPWGRPDMALFKFVRAILQGEAIDVYNHGRMMRDFTYVEDLVEAIRRLIDVPPVRPGDGEEIAEHDSLSPVAPWRIVNIGNSAPVELMDMIEAVEAALGMTAEKNFMEMQAGDVPATWADTELLESLTGYVPRTDIRDGVRSFVEWYRDYYKV from the coding sequence ATGGCCGAGACCCGCACGGCGCTGGTCACCGGATCGGCCGGCTTCATCGGCTCGTTCCTATGCCAGCGGCTGCTCGACGACGGGTTTGCGGTCGTCGGTGTCGACAATATGTCGGACTATTACGATCCGGAACTGAAACGCCGTCGGCAGGCGCGGCTGCTCGAGGTTGAAGGGTTTCGTGCTGTAAACCAGCCGATCGAAACACCCGGTTTGCTTGCAGATCTTATGGGCGATTGCGAGCCCGAAATCGTCATCCACCTCGCAGCTCAGGCTGGGGTGCGCTACTCGATCGAGAACCCGCGCACTTATATCGAAAGCAATCTGCTCGGGACTTTCGAGTTGCTCGAGGCGGCGCGCGCGCATCCCCCGCAGCACATGCTCCTCGCCTCGACCTCGTCCGCCTACGGCGCGAACACCGACATGCCCTATCGCGAGACGATGAAGGCCGACCACCAGATGTCCTTCTATGCCGCCACCAAGAAGGCCAACGAGGCGATGGCGCATTCCTACGCCCATCTCTTCGATCTCCCGGTGACGATGTTCCGCTTTTTCACCGTGTATGGTCCGTGGGGTAGGCCCGACATGGCTCTTTTCAAATTCGTCCGGGCCATCCTGCAGGGCGAGGCTATCGACGTTTACAATCATGGCCGGATGATGCGCGACTTCACCTATGTCGAGGATCTGGTCGAGGCGATCCGTCGCCTGATCGATGTGCCCCCCGTTCGTCCTGGCGACGGAGAAGAGATCGCGGAACACGACAGCCTGTCCCCGGTTGCACCGTGGCGGATCGTCAACATCGGCAATTCGGCGCCGGTCGAACTGATGGACATGATCGAGGCGGTCGAGGCCGCTCTGGGCATGACGGCCGAGAAGAACTTCATGGAGATGCAGGCGGGCGACGTTCCGGCGACCTGGGCCGATACGGAGTTGCTTGAGTCGCTCACGGGATACGTCCCCCGCACGGACATCCGGGACGGTGTCCGCAGCTTCGTCGAATGGTATCGGGACTATTACAAAGTCTGA
- the alaS gene encoding alanine--tRNA ligase, with the protein MTSTNDIRRSFLDYFGSSDHAEVASAPLVPFSDPTLMFVNAGMVPFKNAFTGLETPPAPRATSSQKCVRAGGKHNDLDNVGYTARHHTFFEMLGNFSFGDYFKEQAIDHAWTLLTKEWGLDPERLLVTVYHTDDEAFDLWKKRTGFADEKIIRIPTKDNFWAMGSDGPCGPCSEIFYDHGDHIWGGPPGSPEEDGDRFVEIWNLVFMQFTQENDEIVGDLPKPSIDTGMGIERVAAVMQGVHDNYDTDTFKALIGASESLTGVKAEGDNTASHRVIADHLRSTSFLLADGVLPSNEGRGYVLRRIMRRAMRHAHLLGAKDPLMHRLVPELVSEMGAAYPELVRGQPLIQEVLEREEVQFRRTLDKGLRLLDDATADMGEGGTLPGETAFKLYDTYGFPYDLTEDALRGRGIAVDKEGFDAAMAEQKAKAREAWKGSGEAANEEVWFDIAERAGSTEFTGYASTTGEAEVVAIVKDGAEVASAAEGEEVIILTNQTPFYGESGGQTGDAGRIWTPEGLEFAVETTNKPLGRLHTHVGKVGKGSVAVGDAVHLEIDAERRDRIRANHSATHLVHAALRDRLGDHVTQKGSLVSDDRFRFDFSHPKPMTEDDIAVVEAEVNAEIRANEQVSTRLMTPDDAVAAGALALFGEKYGDEVRVLSMGSKGEGGRNYSVELCGGTHVKATGDIGLFKIVSESAVSSGVRRIEALTGEAARAWLVARDEAVRAIASALKTSPDEAPQRVAALVDERKRLEKELAEAKRALALGGGGSGDAGPADEDIGGIAFSGQVIDGLNPKELRPLLDEAKTRMGSGIAAICAVNDGKAAFACAVTDDLTHRFSAVELVRAGVEALGGKGGGGRADMAQGGGPDGSKAQDALAAVREALARENA; encoded by the coding sequence ATGACCTCGACCAACGACATCCGCCGCAGCTTCCTCGACTATTTCGGCTCCAGCGATCACGCCGAGGTGGCGAGCGCGCCGCTGGTGCCGTTCAGCGATCCGACGCTGATGTTCGTCAATGCGGGCATGGTGCCGTTCAAGAACGCTTTCACCGGCCTCGAGACCCCGCCCGCCCCGCGCGCTACGAGTTCGCAGAAATGCGTGCGCGCCGGCGGCAAGCATAACGATCTCGACAATGTCGGCTACACCGCGCGGCACCACACCTTCTTCGAGATGCTCGGCAATTTCAGCTTCGGAGACTATTTCAAGGAACAGGCGATCGACCACGCCTGGACGCTGCTGACCAAGGAATGGGGCCTCGATCCCGAACGCCTGCTGGTCACCGTCTACCACACGGATGACGAGGCTTTCGACCTCTGGAAGAAGCGCACCGGGTTCGCGGACGAGAAGATCATCCGCATCCCGACCAAGGACAATTTCTGGGCCATGGGTTCGGACGGTCCGTGCGGCCCGTGCTCGGAAATCTTCTACGACCATGGGGACCATATCTGGGGCGGACCTCCGGGGTCGCCTGAGGAAGACGGCGACCGTTTCGTCGAAATCTGGAACCTCGTCTTCATGCAGTTCACGCAGGAAAACGACGAGATCGTCGGCGACCTGCCCAAGCCCAGCATCGACACCGGCATGGGGATTGAGCGCGTCGCCGCGGTCATGCAGGGCGTGCACGACAATTACGACACCGACACGTTCAAGGCGCTGATCGGCGCAAGCGAGAGCCTGACCGGTGTAAAAGCCGAGGGCGACAACACCGCAAGCCATCGGGTCATTGCCGACCACTTGCGTTCCACCAGCTTCCTGCTCGCCGACGGCGTTCTGCCGAGCAATGAGGGCCGCGGGTATGTCCTGCGCCGCATCATGCGCCGCGCTATGCGGCATGCGCATCTGCTGGGCGCAAAGGATCCGCTGATGCACCGTCTCGTCCCGGAACTCGTCAGCGAGATGGGTGCAGCCTATCCGGAGCTCGTCCGCGGCCAGCCGCTGATCCAGGAAGTGCTGGAACGCGAGGAAGTGCAGTTCCGCCGCACGCTCGACAAGGGCCTGCGCCTGCTCGACGATGCGACCGCCGACATGGGCGAGGGCGGCACGCTGCCCGGCGAGACCGCGTTCAAGCTCTACGACACATATGGCTTTCCCTACGATCTGACCGAGGATGCCTTGCGTGGCCGCGGGATTGCGGTCGACAAGGAGGGCTTCGACGCAGCGATGGCCGAGCAGAAGGCCAAGGCGCGCGAAGCGTGGAAAGGCTCTGGCGAGGCGGCGAACGAGGAAGTCTGGTTCGACATCGCCGAACGTGCAGGCTCGACCGAATTTACCGGCTATGCCTCCACGACCGGCGAGGCCGAGGTCGTCGCGATCGTCAAGGACGGCGCGGAAGTTGCGAGCGCCGCAGAGGGCGAGGAGGTCATCATCCTCACCAACCAGACGCCGTTCTACGGAGAGAGCGGCGGCCAGACGGGCGATGCCGGACGAATCTGGACGCCGGAAGGGCTGGAATTCGCGGTCGAGACGACCAACAAGCCGCTCGGCCGCTTGCACACCCATGTCGGCAAGGTCGGCAAGGGTTCGGTTGCGGTGGGCGACGCCGTGCATCTCGAAATCGACGCCGAGCGCCGGGATCGCATTCGCGCGAACCATTCGGCGACCCATCTCGTTCATGCCGCCCTGCGCGATCGTCTGGGCGATCATGTTACGCAAAAAGGCTCGCTGGTTTCCGACGACCGCTTCCGCTTCGACTTCTCGCACCCGAAGCCGATGACCGAGGACGACATCGCGGTGGTCGAGGCCGAAGTGAATGCGGAAATCCGCGCCAACGAACAGGTTTCGACCCGCCTGATGACGCCGGACGATGCCGTGGCCGCCGGCGCGCTCGCGCTGTTCGGCGAGAAATACGGCGACGAGGTCCGCGTTCTGTCCATGGGCAGCAAGGGCGAGGGCGGACGCAATTATTCGGTCGAGCTCTGTGGCGGTACGCACGTGAAGGCCACCGGAGACATCGGCCTGTTCAAGATCGTGTCCGAAAGCGCGGTCAGTTCCGGCGTGCGCCGCATCGAGGCGCTGACCGGCGAGGCTGCTCGCGCCTGGCTGGTCGCGCGCGACGAGGCGGTCCGGGCTATTGCCAGTGCGCTCAAGACCTCGCCCGACGAAGCGCCGCAGCGTGTCGCTGCGTTGGTCGACGAACGCAAACGCCTCGAAAAGGAGTTGGCCGAGGCGAAGCGCGCGCTGGCGCTTGGGGGCGGCGGATCAGGCGATGCCGGCCCCGCCGACGAGGACATCGGCGGGATCGCCTTTTCCGGTCAGGTGATCGACGGGCTCAACCCCAAGGAACTGCGTCCGCTGCTGGACGAGGCCAAGACCCGCATGGGGTCGGGCATCGCTGCGATCTGTGCGGTGAACGACGGCAAGGCTGCCTTCGCCTGCGCTGTCACCGACGACCTCACCCACCGGTTCAGCGCAGTCGAGCTCGTGCGCGCAGGCGTCGAGGCACTTGGCGGCAAGGGCGGCGGCGGCCGTGCGGACATGGCACAGGGCGGCGGTCCGGACGGATCCAAAGCGCAGGATGCCTTGGCCGCCGTGCGCGAAGCGCTCGCACGCGAAAACGCCTGA